Proteins encoded within one genomic window of Saccharopolyspora pogona:
- a CDS encoding MBL fold metallo-hydrolase yields MAVRIDHATTSGTFSLDGQTFDVENNAWVVGDDQECVIIDAPHDVEAIRRLVGDRRVLAVLCTHAHDDHVRRAPELADAVGASIFLHPDDLVLWNLVHPDRRPDREFADGQVVEVGGIGLQVLHTPGHAPGAVCLYSPELGVVFTGDTLFAGGPGATGRSYSDFGTITASIRDRLLPLPEDTEVRTGHGESTTIGAVRPQFDEWVARGY; encoded by the coding sequence ATGGCGGTGCGCATCGATCACGCGACCACGTCGGGCACGTTCTCGCTGGACGGCCAGACCTTCGACGTCGAGAACAACGCTTGGGTGGTCGGCGACGACCAGGAGTGTGTGATCATCGACGCCCCGCACGACGTCGAGGCGATCCGCCGGCTCGTCGGCGACCGCCGGGTGCTGGCCGTGCTGTGCACGCACGCCCACGACGACCACGTGCGCAGGGCGCCGGAACTGGCCGACGCGGTCGGGGCATCGATCTTCCTGCATCCAGACGACCTGGTGCTGTGGAACCTGGTCCACCCGGACCGCCGACCCGACCGGGAGTTCGCCGACGGCCAAGTGGTCGAGGTCGGCGGCATCGGGCTGCAGGTGCTGCACACGCCCGGCCACGCGCCGGGCGCGGTGTGCCTGTACTCGCCCGAGCTGGGCGTGGTGTTCACCGGCGACACCTTGTTCGCTGGTGGGCCCGGCGCCACCGGTCGGTCCTATTCGGACTTCGGGACGATCACGGCGTCCATCCGGGACCGGTTGCTGCCCTTGCCGGAGGACACCGAGGTCCGAACGGGACACGGGGAGAGCACCACGATCGGCGCGGTCCGGCCCCAGTTCGACGAGTGGGTCGCGCGCGGATACTGA
- a CDS encoding S-(hydroxymethyl)mycothiol dehydrogenase, which yields MVVVNDEMLEVLVADVRAVVATGKGRPVEVVTINVPDPGPGEAVVRVQACGVCHTDLHYREGGISDEFPFLLGHEASGVVEAVGEGVRDVEPGDFVILNWRAVCGVCRACKRGRPQYCFDTHNAAQPMTLTDGTPLSPALGIGAFAEKTLVHAGQCTKVDPSARPAVAGLLGCGVMAGIGAAVNTGNAGPGDTVAVLGCGGVGDGAIAGASMVGARRIIAVDTDPKKLEWARQFGATHTVNASETDSVEAIRELTGGFGADLVVDAVGRPETFKQAFYARDLAGTVVLVGVPTPEMKLELPLLDVFGRGGAVKSSWYGDCLPERDFPMLIELYQQGRLPLEKFVSEEIALDQVEQAFEKMHRGEVLRSVVVF from the coding sequence ATGGTGGTTGTAAACGACGAAATGCTGGAGGTGCTCGTGGCCGACGTCCGCGCGGTGGTGGCGACCGGGAAAGGCCGACCGGTCGAGGTGGTGACCATCAATGTTCCGGATCCGGGACCCGGTGAGGCGGTGGTGCGGGTGCAGGCGTGCGGCGTGTGCCACACCGATCTGCACTACCGCGAAGGTGGGATCAGCGACGAGTTCCCGTTCCTGCTCGGGCACGAGGCGTCGGGTGTCGTCGAAGCGGTCGGCGAGGGTGTGCGCGACGTGGAACCCGGCGACTTCGTGATCCTCAACTGGCGCGCGGTGTGCGGGGTGTGCCGGGCCTGCAAGCGCGGTCGGCCGCAGTACTGCTTCGACACGCACAACGCGGCGCAGCCGATGACGCTGACCGACGGCACCCCGCTGTCGCCCGCGCTGGGCATCGGGGCCTTCGCGGAGAAGACGCTGGTGCACGCCGGGCAGTGCACCAAAGTGGACCCATCGGCGCGTCCGGCGGTGGCCGGACTGCTGGGTTGCGGCGTGATGGCCGGGATCGGGGCCGCCGTCAACACCGGCAACGCCGGTCCGGGCGACACGGTCGCGGTGCTGGGCTGCGGTGGCGTCGGGGACGGCGCGATCGCGGGGGCCAGCATGGTCGGTGCGCGGCGGATCATCGCGGTGGACACCGATCCGAAGAAGCTTGAGTGGGCGCGCCAGTTCGGCGCCACGCACACCGTCAACGCCTCCGAGACCGACAGCGTCGAGGCGATCCGCGAGCTCACCGGCGGTTTCGGCGCCGACCTGGTCGTCGACGCGGTCGGCCGCCCCGAGACGTTCAAGCAGGCCTTCTACGCCCGCGACCTGGCTGGCACCGTGGTGCTGGTCGGGGTGCCCACCCCGGAGATGAAGCTGGAGCTGCCGCTGCTGGACGTCTTCGGCCGCGGCGGCGCGGTGAAGTCCAGCTGGTACGGCGACTGCCTGCCGGAACGCGACTTCCCGATGCTGATCGAGCTCTACCAGCAGGGCCGGTTGCCGCTGGAGAAGTTCGTCAGCGAGGAGATCGCGCTGGACCAGGTGGAGCAGGCGTTCGAGAAGATGCACCGCGGTGAGGTGCTGCGTTCGGTGGTGGTCTTCTGA